TGTGGAAATCCTTGGATCGGAAATATAAAATCGAAGATGCCGGAGCAAAGAAATTTGTCGTTGGAAAATTTCTAGACTATAAAATGGTGGATTCCAAGACTGTTATCAGTCAGGTGCAAGAAATTCAGATTATCTTGCATGAGATTCTAGTTGAAGGCATGATTTTGAGTGAAACCTTTCAAGTAGCTGCTGTTATTGAAAAGCTACCTCCTGGGTGGAAGGATTTCAAGAACTATCTCAAGCACAAGCGCAAAGAGATGAGTATGGAGGACCTTATTGTTAGACTTCGAATTGAAGAGACAACAGGGGTTCTGATTGCAAGGCAATAAATTCTTTGGATGCTAAAGCAAATATTGTGGAGTATAAGCAAGAGCAAACCTCTAAAGGCAAAAAGCCAAATCGAAATCTTGGGGCAAAAAGGGAAAATCTCTAAGCAGAAATTCCAAGGGAAGTGCTTCAACTGTGACAAAAAAGGTCACAAGTCCATTGAATGTAAGCTTCCAAAGAAGAAAAAGCATGGAGCGAACTTGCTTGATAGAATCGAGGGAGACATGGAAAACATGAACCTGACTACTATGGTTTCTAAAGTGAATTTGATGGGATCAAATCCGAAAGAATGGTGGATTGACACTGGAGCCACAAGACATGTTTGCACAAACAAAGACCTGTTCACTACCTTCGAAAAAATTGAAGGGGAAAAAATGTTCATGGGGAACTCTGCCTCATCTGTTATTGAAGGTCAAGGTAAGGTGTTGCTAAAGATGACTTCTGGCAAAACATTGACTTTGAACGATGTTCTGTATGTGCCAGAAATCCGCAAGAACCTTGTTTCTGGATCATTGCTGAACAAGCATGGCTTTGGCATGGTTTTTGAATCAGATAAAGTTATATTATCCAAATCTGGAATGTATGTAGGGAAAGGATATACAACCGATGGGTTGTTCAAGTTGAATGTAATGACTATtgtgaataataagaataagtCTTCTGCTTATTTGCTTGAGTCTTCCAATTTATGGCATGGTAGACTAGGTCATGTTAATTATGATACCTTGCGTAGACTAATTAACTTGGATCATATtccttcttttcaaatcaattcaaaccaTAAATGCGAGATTTGCGTAGAAGCAAAATTAACAAGGTCATCTTTTCAAACAATTGAAAGAAACACCGAACCCCTTGAATTGATTCACACAAATGTCTGTGATTTGAAATTTGTTCAAACAAGAGGTGGTAATAAATATTTTAtcactttcattgatgattgcACAAAATACTGTTATGTGTATTTGCTCAAAAGCAAAGATGAAGCCTTGGAAAAATTCATTCTCTACAAGAATGAAGTTGAAAATCAACTTAACCGGAAAATTAAAAAGGTTAAGAAGTGATAGAGGTGGTGAATATGAAACACCTATTGGTGATTACTGTGCAAAATATGGAATTGTTTATGAGGTAACTGCACCTTACTCATCACAATCAAATGGTGTTGCTGAACGGAAAAATTGCACATTAAAGGAAATGATGAATGCGATGTTACTCAGTTCAGGATTACCTCAAAATATGTGGGGTGAAGCTATTTTGTCAAGCAATTACCTTTTAAATAGTGTACCCCGGAaaaaacaagataaaactcCTTATGAGTTATGGAAAGGTAGGAGACCATCCTACAAATACTTGAAAGTGTGGGGGTGTCTTGCAAAAGTGGCTATTCCAACACCAAAGAGAATAAAGATAGGTCCTAAAACTGTGGACTGTATCTTTATAGGCTATGCACATAATAGTGCTGCTTATCGATTTCTTGTGTATAATTCAGAAGTCTCAGATATACACAAAAATACGATAATGGAATCAAGGAATGCTTTATTCTTTGAAGATGTGTTTCCTTGTAAATCGAATGGTGCATCAAGTTCATCAAAACGAACACATGAAGTTATGAATCAAGAAAAATATTATCATAACTTGATTCAACAAGATGAACCGAGACGTAGCAAAAGGGCTAGAGTGGAAAAAtcatttggagatgattttgcAACTTTTCTATTAGAAAAGGAACCACAAACCTATATAGAAGCTGTAAGTTCTTCTGAAGGATTTTTGTGAAAAGAAGCAATAAAAAGTGAGGTTGATTCTATTTTACAGAATCATACATGAGTTAGTGGATCTTCCTCCTGGTTGTAAACCTTTAGGATCCAAATGGATctttaaaaggaaaatgaaaccTGATGGCTCTATCGATAAGTACAAAGCCAGACTTGTAATCAAAGGATACAAGCAACAAGAAAGTTTGGattattttgatatttattcTCCTGTTACGAGAATAAATTCTATCAGAATGATTCTTGCTACCGCTGCATTGAGAAATCTAGAGATACATCAAATGGATGTAAAGACGGCTTTCTTAAATGGGGATTTAGGTGAAGAAATCTACATGGAGCAACTTGAGGGTTTCATAACTCcgggaaaaggaaataaagtttGTAAATTAGTAAAATCATTGTATGGACTAAAACAAGCGCCAAAGAAATGGCATGAAAAGTTCGACAATGCAATGATAACTAATGGATACAAATAAATGAGTGTGACAAATGTGTCTACACTAAAGAAACAGAACATGGCTATGTCATCTTATGTCTTTATGTAGATGACATACTTATTGTTGGTAGTAATGACAAAATGGTCAAGTCTATCAAAGACATGTTAAATTCAAGATTTAACATGAAAGATATGGGGCTTGCTGATGTAATTTTAGGAGTTAAAATTACAAGAATATCAGACGGCTTGGTCTTGAGCCAAACTCATTATGTGGACAAGATTCTGAAAAAATTCAATAATAATGATTCTGGAATTGCAAGAACTCTATTAGACAATAGTTTCCATCTATCTAAGAATAGAGGAGAGAGTATTTCTCAAGTAGAATACTCAAGAATCATTGGAAGTCTAATGTATATAATGAGTTGTACTAGACCTGACATTGCATATGCAGTGAGCAAATTGAGCAGATTTACAAGCAATCCGAGTGCTGATCATTGGAAAGCAATTTCAAGGGTACTTAAATACCTACGGTACACTCGGAACTATGGACTGCATTACACTAGATACCCTGCTGTTCTAGAAGGGTACGCTGATGCAAATTGGATATCTGATATAAAAGATTCAAAATCCACAAGTGGATATGTGTTCACACTTGCCGGTGGGGCAGTATCCTAGAAGTCTTCAAAACAAACTATTGTAGCGAGATCTACAATGGAATCTGAGTTCATTGCCTTGGACAAATGTGGAGAAGAAGCTGAATGGCTACACCATTTCCTTGAGGACATTCCAAAATAGAAAAAACCTGTGCCACCAATATGTattcactgtgatagtcaaTCAGCAATTGGAAGGGCACAGAATAACATATATAATGGTAAGTCTAGACATATACGTCGTAGGCATAATACCATTAAACAACTACTCTTAACAGGAGTTATCTCTATTGATTATGTGAAATCAAAGGATAACATAGCGGATCCGCTAACCAAAGGATTGAATAGAGAGTTGGTTGCAAAAATGGCAAAGGGAATGGGACTAAAGCCCATGGAAGGCTAAGTGTTATAAAGGAAACCCAACCTAACTGACTGGAGATCCCAATATCTAGGTTCAAAGGGACAACCTAATTATAAGGACTTAGCATAGTCATTATGGGGAGATCTCCCTAGACCCATTCCATAATGAAACAATGACGCAAAAGAGGATTAAGGATAGCACAATGCTGTGCTTTAATGATTCTTAAGTGAAGTAATTAATTACTGAAGACTTAAGTAAATCACCTATGTGAGAGTGAAGTGGGGCCGCTTCAAAAGAGAATTGTTTAGGGCTCAATTCTTAAAAAACTCTTGCTGAACCAGGTTGATGTTCATGGCCAAAACGAACATAACTATGAGAACTGAACTAATGGACCATGATTCCTGTGTGAAATATATGGTTCATTTACACTGAAAAGCGGGACAGTTCAAAGACATCATGTCTACTGGATTGCTAGTAAAGTAAGTATATTTCACAAGAGAAGATTCAAAGGGTAACACCAACCTATATTATGCAGGTTTCAGTTGTGGAACACTACTGTCGAGTCAAATTCAAAACAATTTTTTCATTCATGTGGGGGAttgttggaaaaatggaaaaatccaTTGTAGAGTGAATGAGAAAATCACTCTCATAATGGCACTCTGGATAGAATCTAAGGATAATTATCTATCATTCATGTCATAATGGCACTCTGGATAGAATCCAAGGATAATTATCTATCATTCATGTACCTGAAGATTCATGTACTTAGGAATTAAGTATTCATGTACTTAATTATTGATACATGAACTTAGAGTTTTCTTATCGAGAATACATGTATGTACTTGAATGTGGTGCTTCGATAAATGTGAAGATAATTATATGAAATTTAACATTTGTTTCCAATTTCTACAATCACCCTTGGCCAGCATCTATATATAGATGactctttttttgtttcaaaaaaaaagaatctctctctctatttttccttcttgcattttcatcttttatagtGTTCCATATTGCTCCAGTTCGAGTTCGCTGTGGTGAAGAAGTTTGGTGCTAACATATTCACCTTTAATCCGTTGTATCCTGGGAGACAGACGCCTACTTAACCTCAAGCACTCAACCTGTAGGGGGCGAATCTGTTTTAAGGAAATTGTGCTCACAAGCCTCGGATTGtaaatttttcaatcatttctttctttctagttTGTATTGTTTCTTTCCTATATTGTACCAGCCTACTACTACTAACAATTATAAGTGGGAATGCAGATCTTGTACACTTAACATCCAACCCAAAGTCACATTCTCCGCAGCTGTAGAAAAAGTGGCCAGTAGATTGTAAGCACACTCGACAAGAAAATCTCTCGTGGAACCAGAAAGAGTTTTTGACGAGTTTGAGCAAGTGGTTCGGATGCAAATGGCTAGTGATTTCATTAGGCAAATCAGCACAGGATTTATGGAGTAGGATTCCGCATGAAAGGCAAGCGTAAACAAGATCCTCAAAGCGGAGGCCGCAAGCAAAGCAGCAAGTCCTGAAATTCTTCATGCTAATCATTACTTTCACTTGAATCAAGGGATGGGGGTGGGTTACAGGTTGGATTTGAATATGCCCTTGGTCGGCTTTGCAGATTGTGGTAGTCTCGCCCAAGTTGGCACAATCAACATCGAGGCAAAAATCACATGAAGAACAAGTGAAGAAATAACCATTCCTTCCACCGCCACCACAGAGGCTGCAGCAACGAGGTGGACGCAAATAATAGAGAACGAGAGAGAGAGTATGTTGAGAGTGAAAGGGATGCCTGATTTCCTGCCCATGAGCAGCACACGGCTCATCTAACATGCATTTGCATTCAAGACAAACGTAAATCTTGtcatcatctccaaattcagtGTCACAGCGAGTGCAAGAGTAATGCAAAACATTTGGCCTGTCGCAAACAAGTAGAGAATGCCCGTGAGAATTCTGTAGCGCCTCTACTCGATGATGATCATGAGAAGGTTTTAACAGAGCACACTTCAAATGCAAACTAAAGGAGCAGTCAGCCTCTTCACATCGGTACCAGCTTTTGAACGGATAAGATCCACGAGAGCTGCAAGCGTCGCACCCTCTCCCAATAGCAATAGGATCAATGTGATGATGAAGGCGATGGGGATGAAAGGGGTGTGAAATATCCAGCTGCAATTCAGCAGAATGTTCGTGTAAGAAGAATGAACAACCTTGACAAGCATAAACTCTGGCAATTGGATCAAGGATTTCCGAGCACATGCCACATCGATCATTATGTCTTGCTCGACATTGGATTGTTGAGATGCTAAGTGGATGTCGATGCGTGAAATGAACAATAGTGTCCATATTTTTCTCTTCTCTTGCACTcattgcaatatatatatatatatatcaaaaagCTGCTCCCTCACTGCCTTGCACTAGAACTAAGGACCAATAATAAACAGAGGCTGCTGCTGCATCTATAGCAGGGTGGGATCTGAATGGAGGTGCCCAGATAAAGAAAGGCATTCAAGTTTTCATCATTCTTTTGTAGTATAAAGTGCACCAAATCAAAGGTGAAGGAAAGAGGAGAGTGGCTCCCAAGGTAAGAATAATTCCTTGGTAACAGCCCCAAGGAACAATAGTATAATACTAtgtgaaaactgaaaatgagaCCTGGAGACTATATATACGTATGTAGATTAGCTTCAAGGAACTCTTCCATGATTCCATTTTTACACTGTTTGTCTAAAGCAAGCAAACAGAGGATGGATAATATTACAATCAAAAGATCATAAGTTTGGTATTTTACGTGCCTCATTTCTGAAATTTATGGGTCGAAACGCCACCGGAAGGAGGCTGAGCGTTCCGCTACCGCAACGCGAGCAAGAATCGGTGGAACACGCTCGGACTCGGTGGAATCGACCTGCGTCAACTCGGAGGAGACGGAAGAGGAGATGAGAGGTAAACAAATAGGAGTTCTTTATGTGATCGATTTGGGTCACGAACGTCTGAAAAGTTACTAACACCCACACATGTCAACCATTTTTTATCCCAATTTATTTGGTTTTAGCGAAGAATTATAAAATTCTTGCTACAGTTTTCATATataattttttccatttatGCAGAGAGATTTTATATAATAATCAGTTTTTTTATagagttaattttttttaatagtaaTTCTAGTGCATGAGCTAGAGAGATGAGATGGGTGATTGTGTTTTTATAAAATAGTTATCCCAAAAGACATTTATATCGtattaattattaaaaaatttgaagTTAAATCATTAATATTCTTTACGTGCCATTGCACTTGTAAAAGGTTTGTATGTTTACTttgatcattttcttttttttacatgtttttgtatatttttttaataaatttttatgaattttagaatattaaatgtaTGAAAAAATCATCTCACCAAGATCACAACAATATGACCGCAATCGATATGATATGAAAAGAATTATAAAATAATGACAAATACGACACCGTGACCGCGACCTGGAACCATGGATATGGTGGACGAGTTACAAAAGTAACACGGTCGATTTCTAAGGGCAAAAGGGTGGCATGTCTCAGACAAAATATCATGGCAGAATTTGGCGATCACCTGGGGCATCAATGATGAGGTAGTCCCGGAATTTGATCTCCTTCCCCGCTCTGGACTCTAGAACTTGTCCACAATGAGTTTACAATCAGGGAATAACATGAGTTTGGGAAATTGATGTTGGATGGCAATGTGCTTTTCAAATGCAAGAACAAAATCATAATGGCGGCTTCTGAAAATTCCTTGGATTCCAGAAAAGACAATTGACATTACCTGAACCTTCAACATTAAGAGCTATCCATCCAGATTCAAACCTTACACTCGGTGGCACGAAGATGGTTACTAGAGTGGAGGTGCAATTCTAGTCTGAATTCTATGAACGTAGAACCGTGTGGTAAAGTCCATAATACTTAACTCGAGTTTGGAGGGCTGGTAAGCGGGGGTTGCCAACTATCTAGAGAGTAGTTGGCCACCACGTATCCTTGTGGGTTGAGGTAGGAGGTTAAAGATTCAAATCTTGCTTCTTGTCAAAATTGCTATTTAATGTCGATTCTTTTAGATTCATATGGATGCTTTTTATCTCCGTATGGTCCGATAGTGGTTCACTTCCCATCGATTCCCCATGACCCTATTGAGTCACTTTGTTAGTATAGGTTAGATGGCTAAGTTGGAGTTGCTAATGCTAACGAGAGTTGCTAATGTCAACGAGAAATTCAAGTTCAACCTCTACATGTGACGTTTTGAAAAGTTCTAGCCAGACTTTCTTTTCCGAGTAAAAGTCAAATTCTGTGAGCACTTTTCAAATCGGAATGGTCTCACTGAGAGCGGGAATACTGGATGttcaaagcaaaaaaaaagtcCATAATACCTGTTCGATTTTAAACGGCCCAATTGAAACAGATCTTGAGTACAGCGTATGTCCGTTCTTATGGGTTATTGCTGCGCCTTTTAAGTGCTCTAGAAGAGCTATTTGAAGCTCGGTGGATGCAAGGGGGAGTCTCTAGAAATTCTTCTTTGTTCTCTTGAAAAATTATACATTTTCATTTATATCCTTATAGAAATTAGACTTTACCCCCTCAAACTTCAGAAATATGTTTCTAAAACCCTTGAGATGTTAAAAGCTCCACTTATATCCTTGTCAATGTAAGACTTTGAACCCATCCCCCCCTCCCCCCTCAacaaattttttcataaaattgtGTGGGTACCTCTTTGATTGTACATATTTAGTGGTCTTGGCCCCCTCAAACTTCAACATCTGGTTCCACTAGTGAAAAGCTACCTAAAATGCGAAACTTGCCCAagctaaaaaatgaaaaaaaaaaaaaaagcactaaAGAAACAAGTTATGGAGGGAAAATTCATCATCTTCTTTTCTCTAATTCACAAATTCATTGGAACCCAAGTTAACCAATTAATCTAGTAACAAAATATAGAGTGCAATCTGTCGCCAACAATGGCACACCTGCAAGGTTTGCTAGtgcaaagaaaaaattacaCTAACTATCAACAATAATGCAACACAATAGTCCTTTGAAAAAAGATAAAGTCtgaattagttttttttatatgaattaaatattattattgtatttgatcacagttactagaaaaattttcaagtCCACTTTGGGACAACCGCATATACAAATTTGCAAGATAAAATAAAGATAATAACTCTGTGGTTTGGAGAAGGTACAGTTAGCTATATGTGTGGTTGGTCCgattattatattttttctattatcTGTTACACACTCACATAATTTTTTGTTGTATTTCATGACATATTtacgtaattttattgtttttcatGATATACAACAAAAGTCGCGTGATTGTagttaggggtggcaattttcgacacgacctgaaaacacgacacgaacctaacacgaaattaatgggtttgggttgaggttttgggaattcgggtcagaatcgggttggacccgatgaacccgaaaagaaaacaggtcgatttcgggtcaacccgtgatgacctgatatgacccgatatgacccgtttatgaattaaaaataatttaataaatataaaaataattttatctaactaacctaagttattctttttttcaaaggcattaattacttaatcataaatgaatttatttaatttgtgtgaagttgaaattattatatttggacaagtaatatattatattactttttacttttatactgttttaatttattttatattttgtttgggataaaacacttttacggtgtttaatttattttagatttggtttggaattacttatttaaatttttattacttgattatgtaattagttttgtgagaaattgattttattagaaattacagtgataaattaataaattaaaattaagtttcgggtcatttcgggtcgacccacCAACCcgttaacctgaaattttcgggttcgggtcagcatacctgacccgtcacgggttgacgggtcgggttcgggtcaacagattttctgacgggttgacccgaacccgacccgccaacctgatttggacccgaattgTCACCCCTAATTGTAGTCACAATAAATCATGAAAAGAGTATGACAATTACACCTAAGGCCAACGTACCTGTCCTATTCTCgcaactatatatatatatatacatccaAACTATTGTATGTACCATTGGGCACCTGAAGAGAAGCCTGGTATTAACAAGACGGTATTGGCCCGATACAAGTGTAGTAAGAACTTGCATAGCCCAAGAATGAAATCCAATTCCTAAAaggggagggaaaaaaaatcctGATGTCACTATCTATTCCAATAATGTTCAGAAAGGTACAACTGGTTGACGATAACAAgttgtagattttttttttcccaaaaagcCTCCtgtatatttaatttttactttttccaTTCATTAATTTGCAGTTTCGATTGCTATTATTTTTTATATGTACACAAATACAATTTATAGGCTGTTGGAAAATCAAGCTCCGCTTGCTGACGTCGTCGTCTGGATCTTTTTTAGGCTCCGATCACCTTCCGGTGAGCTCTTTTATCCAAATCTACCTCTTTTACCTTAATTTCCATTTCTctaatttttatgattatttgtttattaatttttttttctcttattctAATTTGGGTTTTTCtccctgttttttctttttttttttgttttggttaatTGTGTTATGTTACTTGGCGATGATGATGATTCAGTAAAGATTGGATTTTTTTAATCTGAATTGGATAAAttgggcctttttttttttttaaagtttccTAGTGCTGATTGTACAGCCAATCTATGGTGTTATTGAATTAGATACATCCAAATTTTAATAGATAAATTCAAAAGAATTATTTCCTTTTCGTGACAATTTTAGGTCCCATTTTACCACGAGGGAggaaaaattaatgaaaataaaatggaGATGTTAAATTTAGATAAAAACCAGATAAGAGTGATGTCTGATGATTCTCTTAGTGGAGGATGTGTATGGGAGAGAGGTATTTTGGAGGGACAAGTATAAGCCTGCTTATTAGTGTGAGATCAACGGAGTATGTCTTGTTAATGATGTGATGTTGATCACTAGTTTGTTGTAATGAATAAGTTCCATTTTGGGTTTTTGATCGCGTGAATTACTTTCAACCGATTAGAGGGATTGACAGTTTATTAAAAATCATGAGTCGAGGGGTAAATTCCTCCTTAATAGCATATTGCTACTCTGGTTTGTATTCAAGCTAAGTGGATTAGCTGGcagccttgtttggattgccatttttcctcaaaataagttttatgttttttgtgaacacattttccaatcacctttttacctcacatacattaaatcgctacagtatatttttctgcaaaaattcCAGACAATGGTAATCCAAACGGGTTAAAACCATGGACGAAGGGTAGAAAGGTATCATTTTATGAAAGTGGAAGAgttcaattatctttttttacttttgttCTGGGGAATAAAGGAAGGGGAACACGTAACTTAAATTTGTCGTACTGGAGAAGGGCTTGAACCACCGCTTCCCCTTTACACCCTCCTCTAGTTCACCCCCTTCTACACTAACGTGCTCAGATGTGGATGGATTTCCTTGCTTCTTGCTATAGTTTGCTGCAATAGCACTCTTATTTAGCTGTAAGCATCTTTTTTTTCATGGTATATGCACACTTGATATCTTCTTATACAACAAATGGCTAAAGACGGgattttacatttatttctttGAGGTTATAGAGTACTAGAAGGCTTCAATGTTGATTATTTTTTCTCGATTAATTCATCAGGGGTGAGAATAAAGATCGGAGCTTATAAATATACTTGGAAGACAAACAATAAGAATGCAGGGAATACCTTCCTTGGTTGATCTATGTGTTCAGATTGCAGTTCTCAATGTTCGATATCTTGGAAATGTTGGAGAAACAGAGTTCCATCTACTGGAGCGTATTTTACCGCATTGCACCATGGATCAGTTGATACACGTTGAGAATTGTACAGAGGtaactattttagaaaatttgcccaatttatttctttctttgcatATGTACTTATTATGGACTGGCTgatctttttcccttttgtttctgTTTGGTCGTTGCAGGGAAGAGATCTTAGCCCAGTAACTAATaaactttggaagaaattcttTGAGCGGCAATTTGGTGCTGAGAGTGCTGAGCTTGTGGTGGAAAGGATGAAAAAAAGGAGGGTTGAATTTAAATGGAGAGAATTGTATAAGGTAATAGAGTTTTCTTAATTTCCTCTTGGTCTCTGCCTAGAAACTGATAAATAGCTTTGTCCAAAAAAAAGGTACCTGGCAAGGATGTGGCTTTATGTTGGTTActactcttttttgtttttggcaaTAATAAGTTTCAGTATGTACTCACCTAAGGTACATTAAGAATCTCACAAGATATATAGTATTTGTGGACTTCCCCTTTGTAGTTTATCTACATCACTACATCTTTCCTTCTTAGTATCTGATTTCTTCTAAGTTGAGTAGTTCTTATTTTCATCATTGAAGTCTCAAAGTCCATGGCGTTTGAATTTAAGCAAGCTTATTTTGTGATTGTTTTACTTGCAGGCGAAGTCACAGGAATTagaagagaaggaaaagaaaatatcaGAACGATTGAAGCAGCGGTATGCAAATGAAGCAGCTGGTATGTACTTTTTACTctcttttcttattcttttgGATGGTGCATGTGTTACATCTTGTTTTCTTTATTTAGACTCCTGGTTCATGTGCTAAATTTTGGTCATCCTTTTGCAAAGTACCATGAATGGTGCAGATAGAAACCATTTATCATTAGGAAGCTTTGTTGAGTCAAGAAAATGGAATGCAGTTTTGCAGCAGTTTAGGTTGGATTACACTATCAGACCCTAGTTGTGGATAGAATTAGTGGCAAGCAGTTGCATCAAGTGATGACATGGATGGCATCTAGCAAGTCAGCAGTGAGTGGGTGCAAATCTAAATTTGGAATAAACATGGTCTGAACCTTAAAATTGGGTGTCTTTTAATCAACTTAAGCAGTTAAAAGTGCTTAATCATGAGGTGCATTCAGTAGCTTAGCATTGGATAAAAGCTTCCTACACCCAGTCATTGGTTTGGCTTCttgtct
Above is a genomic segment from Coffea eugenioides isolate CCC68of chromosome 5, Ceug_1.0, whole genome shotgun sequence containing:
- the LOC113770755 gene encoding transcription elongation factor B polypeptide 3-like isoform X1, which gives rise to MQGIPSLVDLCVQIAVLNVRYLGNVGETEFHLLERILPHCTMDQLIHVENCTEGRDLSPVTNKLWKKFFERQFGAESAELVVERMKKRRVEFKWRELYKAKSQELEEKEKKISERLKQRYANEAAEKQKRRVQICTKVPPSSCKRSFFGAAGPYNGMSNGKSSIMKKAKLEFLNSREVKNLAAVKNKAVQTSYSVSSSRKPSGFSSVASSSTCKPKPVQRRF
- the LOC113771851 gene encoding uncharacterized protein LOC113771851; translated protein: MSAREEKNMDTIVHFTHRHPLSISTIQCRARHNDRCGMCSEILDPIARVYACQGCSFFLHEHSAELQLDISHPFHPHRLHHHIDPIAIGRGCDACSSRGSYPFKSWYRCEEADCSFSLHLKCALLKPSHDHHRVEALQNSHGHSLLVCDRPNVLHYSCTRCDTEFGDDDKIYVCLECKCMLDEPCAAHGQEIRHPFHSQHTLSLVLYYLRPPRCCSLCGGGGRNGYFFTCSSCDFCLDVDCANLGETTTICKADQGHIQIQPVTHPHPLIQVKVMISMKNFRTCCFACGLRFEDLVYACLSCGILLHKSCADLPNEITSHLHPNHLLKLVKNSFWFHERFSCRVCLQSTGHFFYSCGECDFGLDVKCTRSAFPLIIVSSSRLVECLRLSRRLSPRIQRIKGEYVSTKLLHHSELELEQYGTL
- the LOC113770755 gene encoding transcription elongation factor B polypeptide 3-like isoform X3, encoding MQGIPSLVDLCVQIAVLNVRYLGNVGETEFHLLERILPHCTMDQLIHVENCTEGRDLSPVTNKLWKKFFERQFGAESAELVVERMKKRRVEFKWRELYKAKSQELEEKEKKISERLKQRYANEAAEKQKRRVQICTKVPPSSCKRSFFGAAGPYNGMSNGKSSIMKKAKLEFLNSREVKNLAAVKNKAVQTSYRKPSGFSSVASSSTCKPKPVQRRF
- the LOC113770755 gene encoding transcription elongation factor B polypeptide 3-like isoform X2, with product MQGIPSLVDLCVQIAVLNVRYLGNVGETEFHLLERILPHCTMDQLIHVENCTEGRDLSPVTNKLWKKFFERQFGAESAELVVERMKKRRVEFKWRELYKAKSQELEEKEKKISERLKQRYANEAAEKQKRRVQICTKVPPSSCKRSFFGAGPYNGMSNGKSSIMKKAKLEFLNSREVKNLAAVKNKAVQTSYSVSSSRKPSGFSSVASSSTCKPKPVQRRF